A single genomic interval of Labeo rohita strain BAU-BD-2019 chromosome 13, IGBB_LRoh.1.0, whole genome shotgun sequence harbors:
- the znf503 gene encoding zinc finger protein 503, translating into MITSPSASASRNSDTDLVWESSSSSSRNNNSAVVSKPFLHSVPPSDPLRQANRLPIKILKMLTARTGHILHPEYLQPLPSTPVSPIELDAKKSPLALLAQTCSQIGKPDPPPSSKLSSVTSNGSNEKESKSGPLKLSDIGVEDKSSFKPYSKPADKKDSSSAVSNGEKSGFRVPSATCQPFTPRTGSPNSSTSASPMPSDGKGERDEKKESDCNKNCTSDGSAPTSVSHSRISVSCAGINVEVNQHQETTSGSKAATSESSSVTSSSSASVLGSGLVAPVSPYKPGQTVFPLPPAGMTYPGSLAGAYAGYPQHFLPHGGSLVNAQLASSLGCSKAGSSPLAGASPPSIMSASLCRDPYCLSYHCASHLAGAAGASCTHDSAAAAAASALKSGYPLMYPTHPLHGVHSSPPSFGGHPLYPYGFMLPNDPLPHVCNWVSANGPCDKRFSSSEELLNHLRTHTAFTGTEKLISGYPSSSSLASAAAAAMACHMHMPPSGAPGSPGTLALRSPHHALGLSSRYHPYSKSPLPTPGAPVPVPAATGPYYSPYALYGQRLTTASALGYQ; encoded by the exons ATGATCACATCGCCCTCTGCTTCTGCTTCAAGAAATAGTGATACTGATCTAGTCTGGgaaagcagcagcagcagctctcGGAATAACAACTCCGCGGTCGTCAGCAAGCCTTTTCTCCATTCCGTTCCTCCTTCGGACCCTTTACGGCAAGCGAATCGACTTCCCATAAAGATTTTGAAAATGCTTACTGCACGCACAGGACACATTTTACACCCTGAATATCTTCAGCCGTTGCCATCCACCCCGGTCAGTCCAATTGAG CTCGATGCCAAGAAAAGTCCTCTGGCTCTTCTTGCGCAAACATGCTCTCAGATCGGTAAACCGGACCCTCCACCCTCCTCCAAACTCTCCTCGGTAACATCAAACGGATCTAACGAGAAAGAGTCGAAATCTGGTCCTTTAAAACTGAGTGACATCGGCGTGGAAGACAAATCCAGCTTCAAGCCGTACTCAAAGCCAGCGGATAAGAAGGACTCGTCTTCTGCGGTGTCGAACGGAGAGAAGTCTGGTTTCCGTGTGCCTAGCGCCACCTGCCAGCCGTTCACTCCCAGGACTGGCAGCCCGAATTCCAGCACTTCGGCTTCGCCGATGCCGTCAGACGGGAAGGGGGAGAGAGATGAAAAGAAAGAGTCTGATTGTAATAAAAATTGCACCTCAGATGGATCTGCGCCGACCAGCGTCAGCCACAGTCGGATAAGCGTGAGCTGTGCGGGAATTAACGTGGAAGTCAACCAGCACCAGGAAACCACATCAGGATCCAAAGCAGCGACGTCGGAGTCCTCGTCTGTCACCTCTTCTTCCTCAGCCTCCGTCCTGGGGTCAGGACTTGTAGCCCCCGTTTCTCCGTACAAACCCGGCCAGACTGTTTTTCCCCTGCCCCCGGCTGGCATGACGTACCCTGGAAGTTTAGCAGGGGCCTACGCCGGCTATCCCCAACACTTCCTGCCCCACGGTGGAAGTCTGGTCAATGCACAGCTCGCCAGCTCGCTGGGCTGCAGTAAAGCTGGCTCGAGCCCCCTAGCCGGGGCGTCCCCTCCATCCATAATGTCTGCTAGTCTTTGTAGAGACCCTTATTGCTTGAGTTACCACTGTGCCAGCCACTTGGCCGGTGCAGCCGGAGCTTCCTGCACACACGACTCGGCGGCCGCGGCTGCCGCGTCCGCTTTGAAGTCCGGATATCCCCTCATGTACCCGACACACCCTTTGCACGGTGTTCACTCCTCGCCGCCATCTTTTGGTGGACACCCTTTGTACCCCTATGGCTTCATGCTGCCCAACGACCCTCTACCGCATGTGTGTAACTGGGTGTCAGCTAACGGACCTTGTGACAAGCGTTTCTCGTCCTCCGAAGAACTTCTTAACCACCTGCGGACGCACACCGCGTTCACCGGAACCGAAAAGTTGATATCGGGTTATCCCAGTTCATCATCGTTAGCTAGTGCTGCCGCCGCAGCTATGGCGTGCCATATGCACATGCCGCCCTCAGGAGCCCCTGGGAGCCCCGGGACACTGGCACTTAGGAGCCCGCATCACGCGTTAGGACTAAGCAGCCGCTATCATCCGTATTCAAAGAGTCCGTTGCCTACTCCCGGCGCACCGGTTCCGGTACCTGCCGCCACCGGTCCTTATTACTCTCCCTATGCACTGTACGGTCAAAGACTCACCACAGCATCAGCGCTTGGAtaccagtaa